A genomic region of Zalophus californianus isolate mZalCal1 chromosome 11, mZalCal1.pri.v2, whole genome shotgun sequence contains the following coding sequences:
- the HEPACAM gene encoding hepatocyte cell adhesion molecule isoform X3, which translates to MKRERGAPSRAFSALSLTPFVYLLLIQTEPLEGVNITSPVRLIHGTVGKSALLSVQYSSTSSDKPVVKWQLKRDKPVTVVQSIGTEVIGTLRPDYRDRIRLFENGSLLLSDLQLADEGTYEVEISITDDTFTGEKTINLTVDVPISRPQVLVASTTVLELSEAFTLNCSHENGTKPSYTWLKDGKPLLNDSRMLLSPDHKVLTITRVLMEDDDLYSCVVENPISQGRSPPIKITVYRRSSLYIILSTGGIFLLVTLVTVCACWKPSKKSGKKRKLEKQSSLEYMDQNDDHLKPEADTLPRGSEQERKNPMALYILKDKDSPEPEETPATEPRSATEPGPPGYSVSPGVPGRSPGLPIRSARRYPRSPARSPATGRTHTSPPRAPSSPGRSRSASRTLRTAGVHLIREQDETSPVEISA; encoded by the exons atgaagagagaaaggggagccccGTCCAGAGCCTTCAGTGCCCTGAGCCTCACTCCTTTTGTCTACCTTCTTCTGATCCAGACAG AGCCCCTGGAGGGGGTGAACATCACCAGCCCGGTGCGCCTGATCCATGGCACGGTGGGGAAGTCCGCCCTGCTTTCTGTGCAGTACAGCAGCACCAGCAGTGACAAGCCCGTGGTGAAGTGGCAGCTGAAGCGGGACAAGCCAGTGACCGTGGTACAGTCCATCGGCACAGAGGTCATTGGCACCCTACGGCCTGACTACCGAGACCGCATCCGCCTCTTCGAAaatggctccctgcttctcagTGACCTGCAGCTGGCCGACGAGGGCACCTATGAGGTTGAGATCTCCATCACGGATGACACGTTCACTGGGGAGAAGACCATCAACCTCACTGTGGATG TGCCCATCTCCAGGCCACAGGTGTTAGTGGCTTCCACCACTGTGCTGGAGCTCAGCGAGGCTTTCACCCTGAACTGCTCGCACGAGAATGGCACCAAGCCCAGCTACACCTGGCTGAAGGATGGCAAACCCCTCCTCAATGACTCGAGAATGCTCCTGTCCCCTGACCACAAGGTGCTCACCATCACCCGTGTGCTCATGGAGGACGATGACCTGTACAGCTGTGTGGTGGAGAACCCCATCAGCCAGGGCCGCAGCCCGCCCATCAAGATCACCGTATACA gaaGAAGCTCCCTCTACATCATCTTGTCCACAGGAGGCATCTTCCTCCTTGTGACCTTGGTGACAGTCTGTGCCTGCTGGAAACCCTCCAAAAAGTCTGG gaagaagaggaagctgGAGAAGCAAAGCTCCCTGGAATATATGGACCAGAATGATGACCATCTGAAACCAGAAG CAGATACCCTCCCACGAGGCAGTGAGCAGGAGCGGAAGAACCCCATGGCACTGTATATCCTGAAAGACAAG GACTCCCCAGAGCCCGAGGAGACCCCCGCCACGGAGCCTCGGAGCGCGACTGAGCCCGGCCCGCCGGGCTACTCCGTGTCGCCGGGCGTACCCGGCCGCTCGCCGGGGCTGCCCATCCGCTCCGCCCGCCGCTACCCGCGCTCCCCGGCGCGCTCCCCCGCCACCGGCCGGACGCACACGTCGCCGCCCCGGGCCCCGAGCTCGCCCGGCCGCTCGCGCAGCGCCTCGCGCACACTGCGGACTGCGGGCGTGCACCTGATCCGCGAGCAAGACGAGACCAGCCCGGTGGAGATCAGCGCCTGA
- the HEPACAM gene encoding hepatocyte cell adhesion molecule isoform X4 produces MKRERGAPSRAFSALSLTPFVYLLLIQTEPLEGVNITSPVRLIHGTVGKSALLSVQYSSTSSDKPVVKWQLKRDKPVTVVQSIGTEVIGTLRPDYRDRIRLFENGSLLLSDLQLADEGTYEVEISITDDTFTGEKTINLTVDVPISRPQVLVASTTVLELSEAFTLNCSHENGTKPSYTWLKDGKPLLNDSRMLLSPDHKVLTITRVLMEDDDLYSCVVENPISQGRSPPIKITVYRRSSLYIILSTGGIFLLVTLVTVCACWKPSKKSGKKRKLEKQSSLEYMDQNDDHLKPEDTLPRGSEQERKNPMALYILKDKDSPEPEETPATEPRSATEPGPPGYSVSPGVPGRSPGLPIRSARRYPRSPARSPATGRTHTSPPRAPSSPGRSRSASRTLRTAGVHLIREQDETSPVEISA; encoded by the exons atgaagagagaaaggggagccccGTCCAGAGCCTTCAGTGCCCTGAGCCTCACTCCTTTTGTCTACCTTCTTCTGATCCAGACAG AGCCCCTGGAGGGGGTGAACATCACCAGCCCGGTGCGCCTGATCCATGGCACGGTGGGGAAGTCCGCCCTGCTTTCTGTGCAGTACAGCAGCACCAGCAGTGACAAGCCCGTGGTGAAGTGGCAGCTGAAGCGGGACAAGCCAGTGACCGTGGTACAGTCCATCGGCACAGAGGTCATTGGCACCCTACGGCCTGACTACCGAGACCGCATCCGCCTCTTCGAAaatggctccctgcttctcagTGACCTGCAGCTGGCCGACGAGGGCACCTATGAGGTTGAGATCTCCATCACGGATGACACGTTCACTGGGGAGAAGACCATCAACCTCACTGTGGATG TGCCCATCTCCAGGCCACAGGTGTTAGTGGCTTCCACCACTGTGCTGGAGCTCAGCGAGGCTTTCACCCTGAACTGCTCGCACGAGAATGGCACCAAGCCCAGCTACACCTGGCTGAAGGATGGCAAACCCCTCCTCAATGACTCGAGAATGCTCCTGTCCCCTGACCACAAGGTGCTCACCATCACCCGTGTGCTCATGGAGGACGATGACCTGTACAGCTGTGTGGTGGAGAACCCCATCAGCCAGGGCCGCAGCCCGCCCATCAAGATCACCGTATACA gaaGAAGCTCCCTCTACATCATCTTGTCCACAGGAGGCATCTTCCTCCTTGTGACCTTGGTGACAGTCTGTGCCTGCTGGAAACCCTCCAAAAAGTCTGG gaagaagaggaagctgGAGAAGCAAAGCTCCCTGGAATATATGGACCAGAATGATGACCATCTGAAACCAGAAG ATACCCTCCCACGAGGCAGTGAGCAGGAGCGGAAGAACCCCATGGCACTGTATATCCTGAAAGACAAG GACTCCCCAGAGCCCGAGGAGACCCCCGCCACGGAGCCTCGGAGCGCGACTGAGCCCGGCCCGCCGGGCTACTCCGTGTCGCCGGGCGTACCCGGCCGCTCGCCGGGGCTGCCCATCCGCTCCGCCCGCCGCTACCCGCGCTCCCCGGCGCGCTCCCCCGCCACCGGCCGGACGCACACGTCGCCGCCCCGGGCCCCGAGCTCGCCCGGCCGCTCGCGCAGCGCCTCGCGCACACTGCGGACTGCGGGCGTGCACCTGATCCGCGAGCAAGACGAGACCAGCCCGGTGGAGATCAGCGCCTGA
- the HEPACAM gene encoding hepatocyte cell adhesion molecule isoform X2, which produces MKRERGAPSRAFSALSLTPFVYLLLIQTEPLEGVNITSPVRLIHGTVGKSALLSVQYSSTSSDKPVVKWQLKRDKPVTVVQSIGTEVIGTLRPDYRDRIRLFENGSLLLSDLQLADEGTYEVEISITDDTFTGEKTINLTVDVPISRPQVLVASTTVLELSEAFTLNCSHENGTKPSYTWLKDGKPLLNDSRMLLSPDHKVLTITRVLMEDDDLYSCVVENPISQGRSPPIKITVYRRSSLYIILSTGGIFLLVTLVTVCACWKPSKKSGKKRKLEKQSSLEYMDQNDDHLKPEGELPATHSLIPSSLRSVGCWEKAELGHKEASSAGPLPPPSARRLQSRERCGQDTLPRGSEQERKNPMALYILKDKDSPEPEETPATEPRSATEPGPPGYSVSPGVPGRSPGLPIRSARRYPRSPARSPATGRTHTSPPRAPSSPGRSRSASRTLRTAGVHLIREQDETSPVEISA; this is translated from the exons atgaagagagaaaggggagccccGTCCAGAGCCTTCAGTGCCCTGAGCCTCACTCCTTTTGTCTACCTTCTTCTGATCCAGACAG AGCCCCTGGAGGGGGTGAACATCACCAGCCCGGTGCGCCTGATCCATGGCACGGTGGGGAAGTCCGCCCTGCTTTCTGTGCAGTACAGCAGCACCAGCAGTGACAAGCCCGTGGTGAAGTGGCAGCTGAAGCGGGACAAGCCAGTGACCGTGGTACAGTCCATCGGCACAGAGGTCATTGGCACCCTACGGCCTGACTACCGAGACCGCATCCGCCTCTTCGAAaatggctccctgcttctcagTGACCTGCAGCTGGCCGACGAGGGCACCTATGAGGTTGAGATCTCCATCACGGATGACACGTTCACTGGGGAGAAGACCATCAACCTCACTGTGGATG TGCCCATCTCCAGGCCACAGGTGTTAGTGGCTTCCACCACTGTGCTGGAGCTCAGCGAGGCTTTCACCCTGAACTGCTCGCACGAGAATGGCACCAAGCCCAGCTACACCTGGCTGAAGGATGGCAAACCCCTCCTCAATGACTCGAGAATGCTCCTGTCCCCTGACCACAAGGTGCTCACCATCACCCGTGTGCTCATGGAGGACGATGACCTGTACAGCTGTGTGGTGGAGAACCCCATCAGCCAGGGCCGCAGCCCGCCCATCAAGATCACCGTATACA gaaGAAGCTCCCTCTACATCATCTTGTCCACAGGAGGCATCTTCCTCCTTGTGACCTTGGTGACAGTCTGTGCCTGCTGGAAACCCTCCAAAAAGTCTGG gaagaagaggaagctgGAGAAGCAAAGCTCCCTGGAATATATGGACCAGAATGATGACCATCTGAAACCAGAAGGTGAGCTCCCAGCCACCCACTCACTCATCCCATCGTCACTCAGATCAGTGGGCTGCTGGGAAAAGGCAGAACTGGGCCACAAGGAAGCCAGCTCTGcagggccccttcctccaccaaGTGCACGAAgactgcagagcagggagaggtgcGGCCAAG ATACCCTCCCACGAGGCAGTGAGCAGGAGCGGAAGAACCCCATGGCACTGTATATCCTGAAAGACAAG GACTCCCCAGAGCCCGAGGAGACCCCCGCCACGGAGCCTCGGAGCGCGACTGAGCCCGGCCCGCCGGGCTACTCCGTGTCGCCGGGCGTACCCGGCCGCTCGCCGGGGCTGCCCATCCGCTCCGCCCGCCGCTACCCGCGCTCCCCGGCGCGCTCCCCCGCCACCGGCCGGACGCACACGTCGCCGCCCCGGGCCCCGAGCTCGCCCGGCCGCTCGCGCAGCGCCTCGCGCACACTGCGGACTGCGGGCGTGCACCTGATCCGCGAGCAAGACGAGACCAGCCCGGTGGAGATCAGCGCCTGA
- the HEPACAM gene encoding hepatocyte cell adhesion molecule isoform X1 has product MKRERGAPSRAFSALSLTPFVYLLLIQTEPLEGVNITSPVRLIHGTVGKSALLSVQYSSTSSDKPVVKWQLKRDKPVTVVQSIGTEVIGTLRPDYRDRIRLFENGSLLLSDLQLADEGTYEVEISITDDTFTGEKTINLTVDVPISRPQVLVASTTVLELSEAFTLNCSHENGTKPSYTWLKDGKPLLNDSRMLLSPDHKVLTITRVLMEDDDLYSCVVENPISQGRSPPIKITVYRRSSLYIILSTGGIFLLVTLVTVCACWKPSKKSGKKRKLEKQSSLEYMDQNDDHLKPEGELPATHSLIPSSLRSVGCWEKAELGHKEASSAGPLPPPSARRLQSRERCGQADTLPRGSEQERKNPMALYILKDKDSPEPEETPATEPRSATEPGPPGYSVSPGVPGRSPGLPIRSARRYPRSPARSPATGRTHTSPPRAPSSPGRSRSASRTLRTAGVHLIREQDETSPVEISA; this is encoded by the exons atgaagagagaaaggggagccccGTCCAGAGCCTTCAGTGCCCTGAGCCTCACTCCTTTTGTCTACCTTCTTCTGATCCAGACAG AGCCCCTGGAGGGGGTGAACATCACCAGCCCGGTGCGCCTGATCCATGGCACGGTGGGGAAGTCCGCCCTGCTTTCTGTGCAGTACAGCAGCACCAGCAGTGACAAGCCCGTGGTGAAGTGGCAGCTGAAGCGGGACAAGCCAGTGACCGTGGTACAGTCCATCGGCACAGAGGTCATTGGCACCCTACGGCCTGACTACCGAGACCGCATCCGCCTCTTCGAAaatggctccctgcttctcagTGACCTGCAGCTGGCCGACGAGGGCACCTATGAGGTTGAGATCTCCATCACGGATGACACGTTCACTGGGGAGAAGACCATCAACCTCACTGTGGATG TGCCCATCTCCAGGCCACAGGTGTTAGTGGCTTCCACCACTGTGCTGGAGCTCAGCGAGGCTTTCACCCTGAACTGCTCGCACGAGAATGGCACCAAGCCCAGCTACACCTGGCTGAAGGATGGCAAACCCCTCCTCAATGACTCGAGAATGCTCCTGTCCCCTGACCACAAGGTGCTCACCATCACCCGTGTGCTCATGGAGGACGATGACCTGTACAGCTGTGTGGTGGAGAACCCCATCAGCCAGGGCCGCAGCCCGCCCATCAAGATCACCGTATACA gaaGAAGCTCCCTCTACATCATCTTGTCCACAGGAGGCATCTTCCTCCTTGTGACCTTGGTGACAGTCTGTGCCTGCTGGAAACCCTCCAAAAAGTCTGG gaagaagaggaagctgGAGAAGCAAAGCTCCCTGGAATATATGGACCAGAATGATGACCATCTGAAACCAGAAGGTGAGCTCCCAGCCACCCACTCACTCATCCCATCGTCACTCAGATCAGTGGGCTGCTGGGAAAAGGCAGAACTGGGCCACAAGGAAGCCAGCTCTGcagggccccttcctccaccaaGTGCACGAAgactgcagagcagggagaggtgcGGCCAAG CAGATACCCTCCCACGAGGCAGTGAGCAGGAGCGGAAGAACCCCATGGCACTGTATATCCTGAAAGACAAG GACTCCCCAGAGCCCGAGGAGACCCCCGCCACGGAGCCTCGGAGCGCGACTGAGCCCGGCCCGCCGGGCTACTCCGTGTCGCCGGGCGTACCCGGCCGCTCGCCGGGGCTGCCCATCCGCTCCGCCCGCCGCTACCCGCGCTCCCCGGCGCGCTCCCCCGCCACCGGCCGGACGCACACGTCGCCGCCCCGGGCCCCGAGCTCGCCCGGCCGCTCGCGCAGCGCCTCGCGCACACTGCGGACTGCGGGCGTGCACCTGATCCGCGAGCAAGACGAGACCAGCCCGGTGGAGATCAGCGCCTGA